One window of Pseudophryne corroboree isolate aPseCor3 unplaced genomic scaffold, aPseCor3.hap2 scaffold_969, whole genome shotgun sequence genomic DNA carries:
- the LOC135048423 gene encoding putative nuclease HARBI1, whose translation MMEPFSDQIVLFMLAASLMEEERADEHQDQGQQMSALGEPVLRVSFPRPRQYRTRRELEDLSEFEVIQNYRLSTRDIYSLYALLEADLEPRARSNRAISGFQKLLGTLHFLASGTFQPTLSQTCGFSQSTLSRCITQVIRAFRKLTIQYIKFPETDSECQEIKLGFYNKYKFPNVLGAIDCTHVQIRPPRNSEECFRNRKQFHSLNVQAVCDVNMRFLNIFVGFPGSSHDSFILSQSSLFDKFETGNMPGGWLLGDAGYPNKPWLLTPLSNPVGRAEKRYQEKHIASRGVIERAFGVLKSRFRCLDTSGGALLYSPSKVCGMVNACCILHNICVANRLPVTLRRSAFLRGERSSALPVGMDEGEDSRRTVIQKFFSVACEYTDNICIIV comes from the exons atgatggagcctttttctgaccagattgtgttgttcatgctggctgcaagcttgatggaggaagaaagggcagatgaacatcaggatcaaggtcagcaaatgtctgcattgggtgagccagtattgcgggtttcatttccacgtccacgccagtatcgcactaggcgtgaactggaggatctcagcgagttcgaggtgatacaaaattatcgcttatcgactcgcgacatatattcgctgtacgctctgttggaggccgacttggaacctcgggcacggtcaaatcgtgcaatcagcggttttcagaaactgctggggacgttacattttttggcgtcaggcacattccagcctacactgtctcaaacatgcggtttttctcagtcgacactgtcgcgctgtataacccaagtcattagggctttccgcaaattgacgatccagtacatcaaatttccagagacggacagcgaatgtcaagagatcaaattaggcttttacaacaaatacaaatttcccaatgtgctgggcgcgattgactgtacccacgtgcagatcagaccgccacgtaattcagaggaatgttttcggaaccgaaaacagttccattccctgaacgtgcaggcggtctgtgatgtaaatatgagatttttgaatatttttgtgggatttcctggatcatctcacgactccttcatcctaagccagtcatcgctgtttgacaagttcgaaacaggaaacatgcctggtggctggctgttag gcgatgcgggttatccaaacaaaccgtggctgttgaccccattgtctaatcctgttggtagagcagaaaaacgttaccaagagaaacacattgcatcgaggggagtaattgagcgtgccttcggtgtacttaaaagccggtttcgatgtttagacacttccggcggtgctcttttgtactcaccgtcgaaggtttgcggcatggtaaatgcatgttgtattttacacaacatatgtgtcgcaaaccgtttgccggtgactcttcgtcgtagTGCTTTCCTACGCGGGGAGCGTtcatctgctctaccggtgggtatggacgaaggagaggattcccggcggACAGTGATACAAAAATTTTTTtcagttgcctgtgagtatactgacaacatttgtattatcgtgtaa